The genomic stretch CTTGCACCCAGCATTTGATCTAccctaaaattatataatttgaagATCTAAAATCTAGATCTTccggaaaattaatttatctaaTCTTTTTTTGGTTTTGAGAAAAAAGTTTCCTAGTATTTGATATTGTCTAGAATATCAAGaaattgaagatccaacatatgattTTCATGGACAATTAATGTAATATTCTGAATAAACATTGTAacgagttttattaaaaaatgtaatattatGGGTAAACGCTGTAacaagttttattaaaaaaaaaactaatgaccCCTCGATTTTCTTGATAAACCGAGATAAAAAAAGTCACtagttttgtaaataataaaagtgcagaaaTTAGGGGGTTCGAACCCATGCACTAATAAACTTTTACCTCGGTGTTTTAAATGCTGAGGTGATAAGGCTTTACTTTTTAGGACGACCTTATTTACATCGCTTATATTGCCGAGGTAAAATGCATTTCGCGTATGACGTTAGAAgaattatttgtagtagtgtctTATCTTCATATAATAGTCCTCTTCCGGGTGCATTCTTTATATATCTAAAAATTCCAATAACTGCACCCTAATGACTATCACAAGGAGCGTTCAGAAATTGACTCCCAATGCTTACTACAAATGTAATATCTGGTCATGTGACTGTAAGATAATTAAGTATAACCACAAAACGTCAATATTTTCCTGAGTCTTTCAATGGCTCTCCCTGACCCAGAAGAAGCTTGACGTTAGGATCCATAGGAGTATTAATAGGACGACAAACAAGCATACCATTTTCACTGAGAATGTCTAATGCATACTTGCGTTGGTTGATTGCAATACCTGATGAGAATTTGGCAACTTCAACACCTTAGAAGTATTTGAGTGGGTCCAAgtattttgtttgaattttttttgaaaagatgtgTTTTGAGATGCTGGATACCCTTTGTATCATCTCCGGTGATAACAATGTCATTAACGTAGACCACAAGAAAGACACGCAGATCGGTGGAGgaacaaaagaagaaaataaagtgaTCTACTTCACTTCTAGTCATACTAAAATGTATCAATGCATAGCTGAAGCGACCAAACCAAGCACGTGGGGACTATTCATCCCATAAAGAGAACGACGAAGCCGACAAACAAGTCTAGAATTGGCAGGATCAGTAAAACCTGAAGGTTGATCCATATAAACTTCCACCTCTAATTTTCCATGTAAAAAGGAATTTTAATGTCTAACTGATGAAATGGCTAATGATGAATAGAACCCATTGCAAGAAAGAGGTGGACCGAACTAATCGGGGCCACTGGAGAAGAAGTGTCACCATAATCAAGACCAAATATCTGTGTGTATCCTTTGGCTACTAAACAGTGATTAGAATAAACTAAAGCAAAATGTGATACAAcccttttattttctctttgacTATAGGTATGACAAGTATGTTTGTCTAATTGACACGAATGACACTCAAATGGAAAAAGCTTAGACACGCTAGGAACTAAAGGGCACATTTTATTAAGTCTAGGGTGAAGCAAGCGTTGATGGTAAGTATTTAAGAAGCAATAGAAGCTCATACCACATGTGGAGATAGATGATATAATCCTTAAAACCCAGTCCCTGTTCCAATCGTTCGTCCTTTATGTCGATCTTGAACATAAACAGAATTATCATAAAGAGGACTGAACAATCAAGGGTACACGTGAGTTAACAAAAATTAGATTAAAAGGACAGCCAGAAATATAGAGCATCAAATCTAAAGAAATTTTTTGAAATGTGTGTGTCTGACCAAGGTCTTTAACATTGATTTTAGATCCATCCACCACAGTGACAGAAAGTAAAGAATCAGAATAAGACAAGTGAGATAAAAGAGATTTATTACTAATTATATGATCATAGGCACTTGAGTCGAGGACCCAAGGACCAAGGGAGGATGTAGTGATAAAGGCTACAAGATTACCAGACCGAGCAACAATGGGAGAAGATGATGGTTGATGGGCTTCTTTGACTTGAAGGAACTCATTGTAATCAGCAAACGAAAAAGTAACATTTTTGGTGAAACTTACAGAATCGGTGGCACAATGACCTCCCATGAGAGTTGGTGACCTAAAAAGCGTGCAAACACAGTGAAATATGGGTTGATCTAATTGGAGCATGATTTTTCGTTAGTGGAAGACTGTGGGTCAATTAGTTCTGGATACTATGTTGTAGTTGTGTTTCTGTGTGTCAAATATGATAACACATGTTGTATATATTTATCCGTAAATATGGTTGTACATAATATGAATATGAAGTAACATAATTACAAGACTAATTGAATCCCAATCAATATTAATTGATTGCTAGATTTGCTTTCAATTGTTAAATTTGGAAGCGGTGATTTTTTTGTCGAAGGGTGTAGGTTTGTAATAGGAAAAGGTTTCTCGACAGCATTTTGGCAAGCAAAGTGGATTACGGATAGGTCCCTGAAAGAGGCTTTTCCTGGCCTGTATGCGATTTCCGGTTTGAAGCACGTGGCGGTGGCTGCTCTCGGTGGATGAAGGGGTGATGGCGATTGGGAATGGTCAGATTTTGGTATACCAATGTCGTTGGGTGTGCTACCTGCGGTGAGGGATGAGATTCAAGCATTGCGTAGGGTTTTGCAAGATGTGGTGATGTCGAGGCAGCTGTCGGATCAGCCCGTGTGGGAGTTGGAGAATAACAACAGATTCTCGGTTCGCTCCTTGTATAACAGGTATGTTTCAGCTTTCATTCCGTTTGGCCCTTTCGTTGAGTTTGATGACGCATTGATTTTGAATTGGGATACCGACGTACCTTTCAAAATTAAGATATTCGGATGGAGGTGTTTAATTAATAGGCTCCCTACCAGATATCTCCTTGAAATTAGAGGTATGGTTTCGCCAAATCCGCGCAAGTGTGTTTCATGCGATTTGGATTGCGAAACTCTAGATCATCTGATGATCAATTGTTGTGTGGCGAGGTTAATTTGGAGGGAGGTGGCGGAGTGGGTTGATTTATCATGTGGGAATAGTGCAGGAATGAAAGACAGTTTCATGGATTGGTTCACCCTTTGCAAAGGCAAtaagatgaagaaaagaaaggaaagtGTTTTTTGGGCGGCAACTTGTTGGAGTATATGGTTGTTGCATAACGGTATTATCTTTAGGGGTGACGAGTGGAATGTTTATGATACGATTTGGAGGATTAAGGCATTGATTTGGCGGTGGTATTTTGTTGGTAATATTACATATCCCAATTGTAATTTCTACGAGTTTTGCAAGGATCCCGTATTCTTTCTGTCGTAGTTCAATTGATTTGTAATTTTGGATTCTTGTAATCGGTTTCGAGAATTTTTAGTTCTCAATTCAATATATTCctagcttattaaaaaaaatttgattgcTAACGGATTCTTAACAATTCGTATTATATTGTAGATTTAACttcttttaaatataaaaaaaaaaaattgaatttagaatctgAACTATTTGATCCcttccgatcgcagttgcgggggatcgaaccgtggttctccctaccaagtccagcgtcaatcaccactggaccaactaacgattggttccCATAACTGATTCTTCATGATTCATATTTTATTGTAGATTTTAACttcttttaaatataaaaattcgaATTTAAAATCTGAACTATTTGATCCTGATTCCTCGTATGTGAATGTGATCACTAATTGAATATGTAGAATCTCTTATGATAGAGAATTCAAGTTGATGTTGTAGGGCATAGAAGAAATGAAGAAATTAAACGAAAAAAAGAAttgaaacaaaacaaacatgTATCAAAGCCACGACTTCgatatatttatttctttatataATTTGTTGCATAACAAGTCTTCTTGATTTGTTTACAGTGAGAAAGCACAAGTATACATGTTCTTCAAGTTCTTCCAATTGCTCCAAAAACCTACTCTCATAATCACTAAACTCATTCATAACCTGCTTCAATATTTCACATTTACTTCCAACATTCTTCACACAAACATCAGCAACCATTTTCTTATGTTCCACCTCATCATTCACCCTCTTCACCATCCTACTCATAGTATCCAAATCATTAATCATTATAAATACCCCTTTCGCAGCGGCATTAAGAATTGCACCATGTGAAGTAACAAGAGCAATTCCTCCAACTTTCTTGCATACCCTAATCAATGctaattttcttttgattttttcccTCTTTGATGTTAgtctttgaagaagttcaatgaACCTATCGTGATTGTCACGGAACTGCATTGTACTTATAACCGACAAACGGTTGTTTTGTAGTTTTGATGAAAATGAAGCAACCTCTTTGTGTATATCCTTCTTGGTTTTTCCATTGGTGCTATCATTGAATTCATTAAGCACGTTTTTACTTAGCGTAACAACTCGTGTGATTCTTGTATAAGAAAGTCTTGTTGAGTGGATTCCTTCAAGGATTATGTCACAACAACGACATGCATCTAAGCTAGCATTGAAGTAATCAACTATAAGATGATGAACCTTAAAATTTTGTGTCATGTTGGTTATTATTTCTTGTCGGGGTTCAAGCAAAGACTCGGTTAGATTCATGCATATAGGAAGAGAAGATGTTGAACAAGAAGAAGAGAGTCTTGATCTGTTGCTAGCTTGTGCTTTGTTACATATTTCCATATAAGAATTTGTTCTAAATGTTTGGAGGTATTCTTCATTTACGTTTGGCTTCTTACACAAGCTATCTTCCTCGACGCATTCTTTTCGCGATCTACCTGATTAATTAATTTGCACAGAATAATGAACTTCAATATTATCATTGGCTAGATAATGAAGGAAAGAAGATGTGAGTTGAATCTATAAACTAACCTGATCTTTGAAAAGAACAAAGCCATCTAGTACATGTCATGTAGAAAAATGTTGTATCTGCTTGGACTCCAATTAATATTAAAACTAGAAGAAGAATTTAGTATGAAGAATATATATAGAGAATGTTTGAGGTTGGGTGTTCACGTGTTGTGTATCTATAGGTGTAGCTTAGGGAGAAGTTAattaagaaagaaaagagaaagaaatggaGTTATGGCCACAAAAATAGATATATAATAGCTTAGCGCGCAAGTTATTGGAACCTGACACGTTGTGGTTTCTCATACGTAGCTCCTTCCAATATTATGGATAAGTAAATATCCAAATGTTATCTTTCCTGCACTACTATTATGGACTACGGTTAATAGATAACGAACACGCTTGTTTTGTGTGTAAGATATGGGCACATAATTTTGACAAAAATAGAAAAGATATAGTGTATGGTTAGCACACATGGCAGTAAAAGAAATTCTCATTCAAATCAATAAATATCTATTTGCCGCAATGATTGTATACGAAGTTGAAAGTTTCTAATTTTGTGTAACTTTAGGTTTGAGTGCTAAATTATGTCTTAGTAATTTGAACTTTCATTGCACTCCTTATTGATTGTGTTGATTAAAGTTGTTATTATATGATATTGCCCATCTCCATGATTAgcaaatcataattttttaacaaaattaaatcttaaactaattaaattaatcttgGACCTTTAGGCTTTGTTTGCAAATTTGGAAGAAAGGGAGGagagggctttggaaaatagaaataattgagtcaaaagaataaaaaaaatttgggtaggagggttttggagggtttgattttattcataacaccaaaaacctcataaaatagaggaactcaaaaattgtattgaaggggAGTTTTGAAGGGTTTTGGAGCGTTTAGataaattttctaaatatcttttaggttgttatactattagaaaaattaaaaatttagtaatgataatgactttttaatcattctaaacaaaatcattttttcaaaaaatattaaatatttttctatattttttaaaatttcgttttcAAAAGCCTTcctctcccttcccctccaaactcacaAACATAGCCTTAATGAATGTCAAATTTAAAGTTAATCATGTAACTCATATTTGGGTTTTATGGATTCACAGAATAGCTAAATGCAGCAAACACGGTAGTTGATGAGAATAGCTCATTCAAAGTGTTTATTAATTTCGTTTTCGTTTcactaataaattataaattattttaagggttaaatatacgttACCCTGTGTATATATAGGCGAGATTCTAGGAATGACAATAGGACCCATATTCTATGGATACCCGCAAAAAATGTCCATAACGGATAGGGTAAAAACCCACAAAATGGATACAAGTACGGGTAcggtaattacccattaaaataagCAGATATGGGTGCAGACACGAGTATCTTACTATCCACCCCGCTCCATATCCGCGctacatatttatttaatatcattTACGTTAGtatataaaaatgcatgtttatctatttttaaaaaaatatatcgctattaaactattacatattttaataaaagtgtttatttatttCTCAACTCAATAATAACATCCacgatttatttttaatattgttgaaaattttaaaattatatgatattttgtaattaatcaattttattttactacAAACGCGGGTAAATGAGTACAGGTATTGAGGTACCCATATGGTACTGATACAGGTATGAACATTGGTGCCCACACGGGTATGGTTTCGGGTATGAGAATTTTTTCAAACCGCAGGTATGAGGACAGGTACTATAGTACCCAACTCAAACTCTGCCCACTCTCATCCTTACGAGATCCGGTTtacccctattaaaaaaaattgaatttctcCTTGAAATGTGAAAATTTTATGTCTTTTGCCTCCTAAATGCAAAAAATATCCTCTGTAAAAAGAAATTGTATTCACCCCTTGGTTTTAACACGTTTAGAGAGTATTCCAAAATTACAGGAGATAAtctaaacattttttttaaagagaGAAAATCAAAACTCACCTATATTAAAGGGGTAAAATATATtgtataaataacataataataactAAAACAGCAAAAAtcacttaggctatgtttgggagtttggagggaatGGGAtggctttggaaaataggaagaattgggtgaaaagaataaaacgattttgggtaggagggttttggagggtttggttttattcataacaccaaaaacctcataaaatgggaaactcaaaaattgtattgaaggaagGTTTTAGAGGGCTtgcataaattttcaaaatatcttttaggttgtttaactattttaaaaattaaaaaatttgtaatgataatgactcttttatcattctaaacaaaatcattttttcaaaagatgtcaaatatttttctatatttttttaaaaattcgtttttggaagccttcccctcccctccaaactcccaaacataacctTAAAAAGTATATGGTTACTCTCAAAATAAGTTGCTCAACTCTAACCTATGAAAACTTAACTACTTATTAATCAAATaagaaagataaataaaatagaaaagattatCCTTAAATGAATGTTTAGAGAACTTACTAACTCTAGAGTTTTGAGTGGAGCTGTTTTGATCTTTTTGTCTTCCTGCGCTTTTCTCCTAGCCTTGAAGTTTGTCcaaaatttgattatttaattttatcatggCCTTTA from Vicia villosa cultivar HV-30 ecotype Madison, WI linkage group LG4, Vvil1.0, whole genome shotgun sequence encodes the following:
- the LOC131598654 gene encoding uncharacterized protein LOC131598654, which gives rise to MSLGVLPAVRDEIQALRRVLQDVVMSRQLSDQPVWELENNNRFSVRSLYNRYVSAFIPFGPFVEFDDALILNWDTDVPFKIKIFGWRCLINRLPTRYLLEIRGMVSPNPRKCVSCDLDCETLDHLMINCCVARLIWREVAEWVDLSCGNSAGMKDSFMDWFTLCKGNKMKKRKESVFWAATCWSIWLLHNGIIFRGDEWNVYDTIWRIKALIWRWYFVGNITYPNCNFYEFCKDPVFFLS
- the LOC131594226 gene encoding UPF0496 protein At1g20180-like, whose protein sequence is MTCTRWLCSFQRSGRSRKECVEEDSLCKKPNVNEEYLQTFRTNSYMEICNKAQASNRSRLSSSCSTSSLPICMNLTESLLEPRQEIITNMTQNFKVHHLIVDYFNASLDACRCCDIILEGIHSTRLSYTRITRVVTLSKNVLNEFNDSTNGKTKKDIHKEVASFSSKLQNNRLSVISTMQFRDNHDRFIELLQRLTSKREKIKRKLALIRVCKKVGGIALVTSHGAILNAAAKGVFIMINDLDTMSRMVKRVNDEVEHKKMVADVCVKNVGSKCEILKQVMNEFSDYESRFLEQLEELEEHVYLCFLTVNKSRRLVMQQII